A window of Aricia agestis chromosome 3, ilAriAges1.1, whole genome shotgun sequence contains these coding sequences:
- the LOC121725377 gene encoding uncharacterized protein LOC121725377 isoform X2, translating into MKYSFRLAASGGCSRVCIRDHNYCNSSKKPWLSSNNDPLQDYIRRTLAGKVMCRSNERMPIVYSTLSKEKSNQMTRTPLQKDTNAYSENIPRRYFITSAPVRSNPNTYHPYLEQKRAKYVLINRNGLKAVVKNPQSDSYQFNTYEELANKICTSTDRLDFIEQYIKLNANQYGYVALNDTILKEIGTAISECLSRKINVSKVICETLYEPISPAGCSEEED; encoded by the exons Atgaaatat TCATTTCGCTTAGCTGCCAGTGGTGGATGTAGCAGAGTGTGCATAAGGGATCACAATTATTGCAATTCGTCAAAAAAG CCCTGGCTCAGTAGCAACAACGATCCACTACAAGACTACATACGGAGAACTCTAGCTGGAAAAGTA ATGTGCCGTTCGAATGAAAGGATGCCGATTGTCTACAGCACGTTATCTAAAGAAAAG agtAATCAGATGACAAGAACACCACTGCAAAAAGATACAAACGCGTATAGTGAAAACATTCCACGACGATATTTTATAACATCTG caCCAGTGAGGTCCAATCCAAACACATACCATCCTTATTTAGAGCAGAAGCGAGCTAAATACGTCCTTATTAACAGAAATGGACTAAAAGCTGTTGTGAAAAATCCTCAATCAGACTCCTACCAATTTAATACTTATGAAGAGCTAGCAAATAAAATTTGTACTTCAACAGACCGGTTAGATTTTATAGaacaatacataaaattaaatgcGAACCAATACGGCTATGTTGCACTAAATGATACGATATTGAAGGAAATAGGAACTGCAATATCAGAATGTTTATCAAGAAAAATCAACGTTAGTAAAGTAATATGTGAAACATTATATGAACCAATATCACCTGCAGGATGCAGTGAAGAAGAAGATTGA
- the LOC121725377 gene encoding uncharacterized protein LOC121725377 isoform X1 gives MSKPLLKQCHDQEISPSFRLAASGGCSRVCIRDHNYCNSSKKPWLSSNNDPLQDYIRRTLAGKVMCRSNERMPIVYSTLSKEKSNQMTRTPLQKDTNAYSENIPRRYFITSAPVRSNPNTYHPYLEQKRAKYVLINRNGLKAVVKNPQSDSYQFNTYEELANKICTSTDRLDFIEQYIKLNANQYGYVALNDTILKEIGTAISECLSRKINVSKVICETLYEPISPAGCSEEED, from the exons ATGTCTAAACCATTATTAAAGCAATGCCACGACCAGGAGATTTCACCG TCATTTCGCTTAGCTGCCAGTGGTGGATGTAGCAGAGTGTGCATAAGGGATCACAATTATTGCAATTCGTCAAAAAAG CCCTGGCTCAGTAGCAACAACGATCCACTACAAGACTACATACGGAGAACTCTAGCTGGAAAAGTA ATGTGCCGTTCGAATGAAAGGATGCCGATTGTCTACAGCACGTTATCTAAAGAAAAG agtAATCAGATGACAAGAACACCACTGCAAAAAGATACAAACGCGTATAGTGAAAACATTCCACGACGATATTTTATAACATCTG caCCAGTGAGGTCCAATCCAAACACATACCATCCTTATTTAGAGCAGAAGCGAGCTAAATACGTCCTTATTAACAGAAATGGACTAAAAGCTGTTGTGAAAAATCCTCAATCAGACTCCTACCAATTTAATACTTATGAAGAGCTAGCAAATAAAATTTGTACTTCAACAGACCGGTTAGATTTTATAGaacaatacataaaattaaatgcGAACCAATACGGCTATGTTGCACTAAATGATACGATATTGAAGGAAATAGGAACTGCAATATCAGAATGTTTATCAAGAAAAATCAACGTTAGTAAAGTAATATGTGAAACATTATATGAACCAATATCACCTGCAGGATGCAGTGAAGAAGAAGATTGA
- the LOC121740477 gene encoding homeobox protein Hox-B4-like, with translation MSPMSLPSCMYSSEPASSNSEDCPTSVKQMDMMLIKEEQLPPNFGTSGVNEACLYQHRNPPNYMDAVYQNGACAYQTPQNIPVFLNTGYSTNRAQNVNGVVKRKRVRTAFTTNQLQDLEDQYRINRYLERGTRIFLSRKLNVSERVIKIWFQNRRMKEKKDRSECQIVDSCTLPAASSSTQDYEPPFPAYNILPQAINTSGLMNCDSFIYDQNQAVNIGIAPMMVEQHGLMPRSAEPPTATEAVHYNRYPHNMPPPYESEVSSTVFSDFTQYCDAYNNE, from the exons ATGTCTCCGATGTCGTTACCATCCTGCATGTACTCCAGCGAGCCAGCCAGCAGCAACTCCGAGGACTGTCCTACCAGTGTCAAACAGATGGATATG ATGCTAATAAAAGAGGAGCAGTTACCACCAAACTTTGGAACGAGCGGGGTAAACGAAGCATGCCTGTATCAACATCGCAACCCACCAAACTACATGGACGCGGTGTACCAAAATGGCGCCTGCGCCTACCAAACCCCGCAGAACATACCAGTGTTCCTCAACACCGGCTACAGCACCAACCGAGCCCAAAACGTCAACGGCGTGGTCAAACGCAAGAGAGTCCGGACAGCCTTTACCACGAACCAGCTTCAAGACCTAGAAGACCAGTACAGAATCAACAGATACCTCGAGCGCGGCACCCGCATCTTCCTCTCGCGGAAACTCAACGTGAGCGAGAGGGTGATAAAAATATGGTTCCAGAACAGGCGGATGAAAGAGAAAAAAGATCGGTCGGAGTGCCAGATCGTGGATTCCTGCACCCTTCCCGCGGCGTCGTCGAGCACCCAGGATTATGAGCCTCCTTTCCCGGCGTACAACATTCTCCCTCAAGCTATCAATACCAGTGGGCTGATGAACTGTGATAGCTTCATTTACGACCAAAACCAGGCTGTGAACATTGGAATAGCGCCCATGATGGTAGAGCAGCACGGCCTCATGCCAAGGTCTGCGGAACCTCCTACCGCAACCGAAGCGGTACATTACAACAGATATCCCCATAACATGCCACCGCCGTATGAAAGCGAAGTCAGCTCCACCGTCTTCAGTGATTTCACCCAGTACTGTGACGcttataataatgaataa